From a single Carcharodon carcharias isolate sCarCar2 chromosome 4, sCarCar2.pri, whole genome shotgun sequence genomic region:
- the LOC121277228 gene encoding thymosin beta-10, whose protein sequence is MEEKPDFREVASFDKSKLKKTDTAVKNTLPTKETIDQEKKAESN, encoded by the exons ATGGAAGAGAAACCAGACTTCAGGGAGGTTGCCTCCTTCGACAAGAGCAAGTTGAAGAAGACTGATACAGCAGTGAAGAACACACTCCCCACAAAAGAAA CTATTGATCAGGAGAAGAAGGCGGAGAGCAACTAA